One window of Nicotiana tomentosiformis chromosome 11, ASM39032v3, whole genome shotgun sequence genomic DNA carries:
- the LOC104108171 gene encoding 3-methyl-2-oxobutanoate hydroxymethyltransferase 1, mitochondrial-like: MVFFPSISRTISSSVRKNVQTHYRKLRYMSNVPENTVYGGPKPQNPNQRVTLTSLRQKHKKGEPITMVTGYDYPSGVHIDMAGIDICLVGDSASMVVHGHDTTLPITLDEMLVHCRAVARGAKRPLLVGDLPFGTYESSTKQAVDTAVRVLKEGGMDAIKLEGGAPSRITAAKAIVEAGIAVMGHVGLTPQAISVLGGFRPQGRNVDSAVKVVETAMALQEVGCFSVVLECVPAPVAAAATSALQIPTIGIGAGPFCSGQVLVYHDLLGMMQHPHHAKVTPKFCKQFGQVGDVINKALLQYKEEVTNGSFPSSAHSPYKIGAADMDGFFSELQQLGFSDAASAAAAAAEKI, encoded by the exons ATGGtattttttccttcaatttcaagaACTATTTCTTCTTCAGTGAGAAAAAATGTGCAAACCCATTACAGAAAATTGAGGTACATGAGTAACGTTCCAGAAAACACTGTATATGGTGGGCCAAAACCCCAAAATCCAAATCAAAGAGTGACTCTAACGAGTCTAAGGCAAAAACATAAGAAGGGGGAGCCTATAACAATGGTGACGGGTTATGATTACCCATCAGGTGTTCATATAGATATGGCTGGAATTGATATATGCCTTGTGGGTGACTCAGCATCTATGGTGGTTCATGGGCATGACACCACTTTGCCTATTACACTTGATGAGATGCTTGTTCATTGTAGAGCTGTTGCTAGAGGTGCTAAAAGGCCTCTTCTTGTTGGTGATTTACCTTTTGGTACTTATGAGTCTAGTACTAAACAG GCAGTAGATACAGCTGTAAGAGTTCTAAAGGAAGGAGGTATGGATGCAATTAAGTTGGAAGGTGGGGCGCCATCTAGAATTACAGCAGCTAAAGCTATTGTTGAAGCCGGGATTGCTGTAATGGGGCATGTGGGATTAACACCACAGGCAATCAGTGTACTTGGAGGATTTAGGCCTCAAGGCAGAAATGTTGATAGCGCAGTCAAG GTTGTGGAAACTGCCATGGCATTGCAGGAAGTAGGTTGTTTTTCTGTTGTTTTAGAATGTGTGCCTGCACCTGTGGCTGCAGCAGCAACATCTGCTCTTCAGATCCCCACTATTGGAATTGGTGCTGGGCCTTTCTGCAGTGGTCAG GTACTAGTTTATCATGATCTACTTGGGATGATGCAACACCCACACCATGCCAAG GTTACTCCTAAGTTTTGTAAGCAGTTCGGGCAAGTTGGAGATGTTATCAATAAAGCTCTTCTACAATACAAGGAAGAAGTAACTAATGGTTCCTTTCCTAGCTCTGCTCACAGCCCATATAAGATAGGCGCAGCCGATATGGATGGTTTCTTCTCCGAGTTACAGCAGTTGGGTTTCAGTGATGCAGCTTCAGCAGCAGCTGCTGCCGCTGAAAAGATTTAG
- the LOC104108170 gene encoding probable amidase At4g34880 isoform X2 yields the protein MSVLAILFICLCMILSNFNGNITEAKTFSFKEITVNDIQIAFKQNRLSSRQLVEYYLRQIQRANPVLKGIIEVNPDALYLADKADQERKAKTPKSLSRLHGIPVLVKDNIATKDKLNTTAGSLALLGSIVPKDAGVVKKLRKVGAIILGKATMTEWAAFRSGELPNGWNGRLGQALNPYVASADPSGSSTGSATSVAANMAAVALGTETAGSILSPSSVNSVVGIKPTVGLTSRAGVVPISHRQDTVGPICRTVSDAVEVLDAIVGFDQDDSPATKQASTYIPRDGYRQFLKADGLRGKRLGITKDLFISDDIKAYQNHFNTLRQKGAVLVDNLEIPNINLVYTAMFDAQDIALTAKFKMDLNAYLKKLVHSRVRSLADVIAFNKISASIKAFLQEVVSTARTRDLLVT from the exons ATGTCTGTTCTTGCCATTCTATTCATTTGTCTGTGCATGATATTATCCAACTTCAATGGGAATATTACTGAGGCAAAAACATTCTCATTTAAGGAAATAACTGTCAATGATATTCAAATAGCTTTCAAGCAAAACAGACTGAGCTCAAGGCAACTTGTTGAGTACTATCTAAGACAAATTCAAAGAGCTAATCCAGTTCTTAAAGGAATCATAGAAGTGAATCCAGATGCACTATATCTAGCAG ATAAAGCTGACCAAGAACGTAAAGCGAAGACGCCAAAATCACTATCCAGGCTACATGGTATCCCTGTTCTTGTTAAGGATAATATTGCAACTAAGGATAAGCTTAACACAACAGCTGGATCTTTAGCTCTTCTTGGATCCATTGTACCAAAAGATGCTGGTGTAGTTAAGAAGTTGAGGAAAGTTGGTGCTATCATACTTGGCAAGGCAACTATGACTGAGTGGGCTGCTTTTAGATCTGGAGAGTTGCCTAATGGTTGGAATGGTAGACTTGGCCAAGCTCTG AATCCTTATGTAGCAAGTGCTGATCCATCAGGATCAAGCACTGGTTCTGCAACATCAGTAGCAGCAAACATGGCAGCAGTAGCACTGGGGACAGAAACAGCAGGTTCCATTCTATCTCCGTCAAGTGTTAATTCTGTTGTTGGAATCAAACCAACTGTAGGCCTCACCAGCAGGGCAGGTGTTGTCCCAATTTCACATAGGCAAGACACTGTTGG gccaaTCTGCAGGACAGTATCTGATGCTGTTGAGGTTCTTGATGCCATCGTTGGTTTCGATCAAGATGACTCGCCTGCAACGAAACAGGCTTCCACTTACATTCCTCGTGATGGGTACCGGCAATTTCTCAAGGCTGATGGGCTCAGAGGTAAGAGATTGGGAATTACAAAGGACCTTTTTATCTCAGATGATATCAAAGCTTACCAAAACCATTTTAACACCTTAAG GCAAAAAGGAGCAGTGTTAGTTGACAACCTGGAAATACCTAACATCAACTTGGTCTACACTGCTATGTTTGATGCTCAAGACATAGCACTGACCGCCAAATTCAAGATGGACCTAAATGCATACCTTAAAAAGTTAGTCCACTCTCGAGTCCGATCATTGGCGGATGTTATTGCCTTCAACAAGATTTCAGCTTCG ATCAAGGCATTTctacaagaggttgtttccacggctcgaacccgtgacctcctggtcacatga
- the LOC104108170 gene encoding probable amidase At4g34880 isoform X1 yields the protein MSVLAILFICLCMILSNFNGNITEAKTFSFKEITVNDIQIAFKQNRLSSRQLVEYYLRQIQRANPVLKGIIEVNPDALYLADKADQERKAKTPKSLSRLHGIPVLVKDNIATKDKLNTTAGSLALLGSIVPKDAGVVKKLRKVGAIILGKATMTEWAAFRSGELPNGWNGRLGQALNPYVASADPSGSSTGSATSVAANMAAVALGTETAGSILSPSSVNSVVGIKPTVGLTSRAGVVPISHRQDTVGPICRTVSDAVEVLDAIVGFDQDDSPATKQASTYIPRDGYRQFLKADGLRGKRLGITKDLFISDDIKAYQNHFNTLRQKGAVLVDNLEIPNINLVYTAMFDAQDIALTAKFKMDLNAYLKKLVHSRVRSLADVIAFNKISASENVKKFGQDTMLEAEKTNGIGKLEREALKNITKACKYGFEKMMKDNKLDALMSPGAGIAGLLAIGGYPGINVPAGYDKNGVPFGISFGGLKGSEPTLIEIAYGFEQATHIRKPPPPHPR from the exons ATGTCTGTTCTTGCCATTCTATTCATTTGTCTGTGCATGATATTATCCAACTTCAATGGGAATATTACTGAGGCAAAAACATTCTCATTTAAGGAAATAACTGTCAATGATATTCAAATAGCTTTCAAGCAAAACAGACTGAGCTCAAGGCAACTTGTTGAGTACTATCTAAGACAAATTCAAAGAGCTAATCCAGTTCTTAAAGGAATCATAGAAGTGAATCCAGATGCACTATATCTAGCAG ATAAAGCTGACCAAGAACGTAAAGCGAAGACGCCAAAATCACTATCCAGGCTACATGGTATCCCTGTTCTTGTTAAGGATAATATTGCAACTAAGGATAAGCTTAACACAACAGCTGGATCTTTAGCTCTTCTTGGATCCATTGTACCAAAAGATGCTGGTGTAGTTAAGAAGTTGAGGAAAGTTGGTGCTATCATACTTGGCAAGGCAACTATGACTGAGTGGGCTGCTTTTAGATCTGGAGAGTTGCCTAATGGTTGGAATGGTAGACTTGGCCAAGCTCTG AATCCTTATGTAGCAAGTGCTGATCCATCAGGATCAAGCACTGGTTCTGCAACATCAGTAGCAGCAAACATGGCAGCAGTAGCACTGGGGACAGAAACAGCAGGTTCCATTCTATCTCCGTCAAGTGTTAATTCTGTTGTTGGAATCAAACCAACTGTAGGCCTCACCAGCAGGGCAGGTGTTGTCCCAATTTCACATAGGCAAGACACTGTTGG gccaaTCTGCAGGACAGTATCTGATGCTGTTGAGGTTCTTGATGCCATCGTTGGTTTCGATCAAGATGACTCGCCTGCAACGAAACAGGCTTCCACTTACATTCCTCGTGATGGGTACCGGCAATTTCTCAAGGCTGATGGGCTCAGAGGTAAGAGATTGGGAATTACAAAGGACCTTTTTATCTCAGATGATATCAAAGCTTACCAAAACCATTTTAACACCTTAAG GCAAAAAGGAGCAGTGTTAGTTGACAACCTGGAAATACCTAACATCAACTTGGTCTACACTGCTATGTTTGATGCTCAAGACATAGCACTGACCGCCAAATTCAAGATGGACCTAAATGCATACCTTAAAAAGTTAGTCCACTCTCGAGTCCGATCATTGGCGGATGTTATTGCCTTCAACAAGATTTCAGCTTCG GAAAACGTCAAAAAATTTGGTCAAGACACAATGTTGGAAGCTGAGAAGACAAATGGAATAGGGAAATTGGAAAGGGAGGCACTGAAGAACATAACAAAAGCATGCAAATATGGGTTTGAGAAGATGATGAAAGATAATAAATTAGATGCTTTGATGTCACCTGGTGCAGGCATTGCTGGTCTTCTCGCAATTGGAGGTTATCCTGGGATCAATGTACCTGCTGGTTATGATAAAAATGGAGTTCCATTTGGGATTTCCTTTGGAGGACTAAAGGGTTCTGAACCTACACTCATTGAGATTGCATATGGCTTTGAACAAGCAACTCATATCAGGAAGCCCCCTCCTCCACATCCTCGCTAG
- the LOC104108169 gene encoding protein RESTRICTED TEV MOVEMENT 2-like isoform X2, translating into MDPKGAAPAVPTRVYEDFVPTTELVQEQDSDTLLLNLTGFKKEQVRVQLTKSGILKISGQRPVGQNNWLRFQKDFPISENCDKNKISAKFENCILYVKQPKLITSAEKKDKELPTPDTQQPKKPADHAQQAQKKDDEQPKSQELPKQANADNAAAKEPEKEEPKITSPETNEQTTEAKDLPEKTPAEKSKNVEDENKPSYDTKHENDAKMGTGVALAEKLKMPRKVMNMTLIALLVLGIGLYISNMMKSNNYQAEK; encoded by the exons ATGGATCCAAAAGGAGCTGCACCTGCTGTGCCAACTCGAGTGTATGAAGATTTTGTGCCAACTACAGAGTTGGTTCAAGAGCAAGACTCTGATACTCTTCTCCTTAATCTCACAG GTTTCAAGAAGGAACAAGTGAGGGTTCAACTGACCAAATCAGGAATTCTGAAGATCAGTGGACAAAGGCCAGTTGGACAGAACAATTGGCTTCGTTTCCAGAAGGACTTCCCTATTTCAGAAAATTGTGACAAAAACAAAATCAGTGCAAAGTTTGAAAATTGCATTCTTTATGTTAAACAACCAAAACTGATAACTTCAGCAGAGAAAAAGGATAAAGAATTGCCAACCCCTGATACTCAACAGCCCAAGAAACCAGCAGATCATGCACAACAG GCTCAAAAGAAAGACGATGAACAACCGAAAAGCCAAGAATTGCCTAAGCAGGCTAATGCTGATAATGCCGCGGCAAAAGAACCAGAAAAAGAAGAACCAAAGATCACGAGTCCTGAAACGAATGAACAAACAACAGAAGCTAAAGATCTCCCAGAGAAAACTCCTGCTGAGAAAAGTAAAAATGTTGAAGATGAAAACAAACCAAGTTATGACACTAAACATGAAAATGATGCAAAGATGGGAACTGGAGTTGCTTTAGCTGAGAAGCTGAAGATGCCAAGGAAAGTGATGAACATGACTCTGATTGCTCTTTTGGTTCTTGGAATTGGCCTTTACATCAGCAATATGATGAAGTCTAACAATTACCAAGCTGAAAAATGA
- the LOC104108169 gene encoding inactive protein RESTRICTED TEV MOVEMENT 2-like isoform X1, with protein sequence MDPKGAAPAVPTRVYEDFVPTTELVQEQDSDTLLLNLTGFKKEQVRVQLTKSGILKISGQRPVGQNNWLRFQKDFPISENCDKNKISAKFENCILYVKQPKLITSAEKKDKELPTPDTQQPKKPADHAQQVHKKDEEQVKSQELPTPDTQQPKKPADHEQQAQKKDDEQPKSQELPKQANADNAAAKEPEKEEPKITSPETNEQTTEAKDLPEKTPAEKSKNVEDENKPSYDTKHENDAKMGTGVALAEKLKMPRKVMNMTLIALLVLGIGLYISNMMKSNNYQAEK encoded by the exons ATGGATCCAAAAGGAGCTGCACCTGCTGTGCCAACTCGAGTGTATGAAGATTTTGTGCCAACTACAGAGTTGGTTCAAGAGCAAGACTCTGATACTCTTCTCCTTAATCTCACAG GTTTCAAGAAGGAACAAGTGAGGGTTCAACTGACCAAATCAGGAATTCTGAAGATCAGTGGACAAAGGCCAGTTGGACAGAACAATTGGCTTCGTTTCCAGAAGGACTTCCCTATTTCAGAAAATTGTGACAAAAACAAAATCAGTGCAAAGTTTGAAAATTGCATTCTTTATGTTAAACAACCAAAACTGATAACTTCAGCAGAGAAAAAGGATAAAGAATTGCCAACCCCTGATACTCAACAGCCCAAGAAACCAGCAGATCATGCACAACAGGTTCATAAGAAAGACGAAGAACAAGTGAAAAGCCAAGAATTGCCAACCCCTGATACTCAACAGCCCAAGAAACCAGCAGATCATGAACAACAGGCTCAAAAGAAAGACGATGAACAACCGAAAAGCCAAGAATTGCCTAAGCAGGCTAATGCTGATAATGCCGCGGCAAAAGAACCAGAAAAAGAAGAACCAAAGATCACGAGTCCTGAAACGAATGAACAAACAACAGAAGCTAAAGATCTCCCAGAGAAAACTCCTGCTGAGAAAAGTAAAAATGTTGAAGATGAAAACAAACCAAGTTATGACACTAAACATGAAAATGATGCAAAGATGGGAACTGGAGTTGCTTTAGCTGAGAAGCTGAAGATGCCAAGGAAAGTGATGAACATGACTCTGATTGCTCTTTTGGTTCTTGGAATTGGCCTTTACATCAGCAATATGATGAAGTCTAACAATTACCAAGCTGAAAAATGA